Genomic DNA from Gimesia aquarii:
GTTCCTATACGAGTTTAAGGCAAGCGTGAATTGCTATCTGGCCGAGCATCCGGGGGCGAAAGTCAAGAACCTTGCAGAGTTGATTCAGTTCAATCGAGATCATGCTGAGCAGGTGATGCCTTTCTTCCAGCAGGAACTGTTAGAAATCGCACACGCGAAAGGTGACTTGAACGATGCCGCTTATTTGGAAGCAAAAGCCGAGTGCTATCGTCTCTCGCGCACCGATGGAATCGACAAAGCGATGAACGAGCACCAGCTTGATGCGATTATTGCTCCCACTGAGGGGACGCCCGCCTTTGTGATCGATCCTGTCGTGGGAGACAACATTCTCAAACTCGGTGGCAGCTCGGGCTGCTCCACACCTCCAGCACTCGCTGGCTATCCGCACATTACGGTTCCAGCAGGCTATGTACACGGACTTCCCATTGGACTCTCTTTTTTCGCGGGCGCTTATCAGGAAGGCAAGCTGATCAGCTACGCCTACGCGTTTGAGCAAGCAACACAAGTGAGACGTCCTCCCGGCTTTGTAGAGTCGGTATCAGTCTGAGCATGAGCTGTGAGATTATGTTGGCGAATCTTGTTTCATCTCCGGTTCAATAAATTTTGCCAGGATCAAACCAATGATCAGCCAGGCTGAGAATCCATAAAACGCCTGATAGAGTTCCCACGGCCAGTCGAGCTTCCACCAGACCGCATCGCCAAAGTCAGTGAAAATCGCTGAAATCAATCCTGCCAGAGCGACAAATTTGACGCGATCAAGATACTTGGGAAGTGCTGCGCAAACTTGTTTCAGTAAAATGGCGATCAGTATGATCACGACGAGGTTCAAAAAAAATCCTTTGATCATAATCGAAAAGTCGGCCATCGAACTGCCATTGATTGAGAGCATATGAACGAAGGCCACGGGGCCTGCTTCATAAAGAGTTTCAACGGTTTTCTGATCCTGGTCAAAACTGGGAACAAAGTAAGTTCCGTTTTGGGGAAAATATTCCAACAGTGCTTTCCCGGCGGCAACGTCATCTGTTGATTTTTTCCAGATCATCGTGCTGTAAGGTCCAAAGCCCCAATAGATAAAACCCCAGACATAAAGCACGATGGCAGCAATAATGATTCCCAGTACGGTTCTTTTCATGATTATTTGCTCCCGCCAAAATAGTGCTTCATGGGTTCGAAATAATGCGATAACCAGCCGGCCTGATGCCCCGTCTGATTATCTGGCACATTGCTATGCGTGAGTGTGATTTTCGTACCACCTTCGACAGGATCGAGAGTGATTTCGATTTGAGAGAGCCCGTCCGATTCGGTATAATCTGCAGCTCGCCACGATTGCACGATCCGTTTGCCCGGTTCTAATTCAAGATTTTTGCCGGTGATATGTCCTTCCCAGGCATCGAAGGACTCACCTACCTTCGCCGTTGCATGAGCGGGGCTGCCCGTCATCTTAGTATGTCCCTCGCTATCGAGCCATGTGTCGTAGACCGCTTGTGGTGAAGCCGGGATGATATCCGAAACCGTGAATTCGATTGTCATGTTTCATCTCCCTTTTCAAGTTAACGCTAAATTGAGTTCGCTTACATTGAACTAAGTGTCAATGATGAGGCTTCTCATGGAGTAAATGGCTCTCCTGTTCCCGTTTCCACATATTTTTTAAGACTGGTTAGAATAAAGTGACTCCATCCCGCATCACAAATTTCGTAGCATTCCAACTCAGGAACTA
This window encodes:
- a CDS encoding SRPBCC domain-containing protein yields the protein MTIEFTVSDIIPASPQAVYDTWLDSEGHTKMTGSPAHATAKVGESFDAWEGHITGKNLELEPGKRIVQSWRAADYTESDGLSQIEITLDPVEGGTKITLTHSNVPDNQTGHQAGWLSHYFEPMKHYFGGSK